In Pseudomonas saudiphocaensis, one DNA window encodes the following:
- a CDS encoding GIY-YIG nuclease family protein: MSDTPAKPWFVYLVRAANGSLYCGISDDANRRFAAHQNGRGARFFHTSPAVALVYVESCENKGDALRRERAIKQLKKGAKEALIKDYSNSLNISAIS; encoded by the coding sequence ATGAGCGACACCCCTGCAAAACCCTGGTTCGTCTATCTGGTACGTGCGGCCAATGGTTCGCTGTACTGCGGCATCAGCGACGATGCCAATCGGCGTTTCGCTGCTCATCAGAATGGCCGCGGCGCGCGCTTTTTTCACACTAGCCCAGCGGTGGCGTTGGTGTATGTGGAAAGCTGCGAAAACAAGGGTGACGCGCTGCGCCGCGAGCGCGCCATCAAGCAACTGAAGAAAGGAGCCAAGGAAGCGCTGATCAAGGACTACAGCAACTCGCTGAATATCTCGGCAATCAGCTAA
- the mltF gene encoding membrane-bound lytic murein transglycosylase MltF codes for MFAQTQLRKRCTNWLLATGLLLMLTSCAEPPSAVERIKEEGVLRVITRNSPSTYFQDRNGEAGFEYELVKRFATHLGVELQIETADNIEEIFARLNRPGGPALAAAGLVASEGRQGIARFTDSYLDVTTQVVYRRGERRPTQPQDMVGKRILVLKGSSQAEKLKALQTELPDLRYEESDAVEVVDLLRMVDEGLVDLTLVESNELALNQVYFTNARVAFDLGEQNSLAWILGKDEEDDTLLEAANAFLAEAKENGTLQRLRERYYGHVDVLGYVGAYAFAKHLQERLPRYEKIFRETAKVHGVDWRLLAAIGYQESHWQPDAVSKTGVRGLMMLTLNTAKAMGVTNRVDPVQSIQGGGKYIALVHSNLPDSIKEPDRTWFALAAYNVGGGHLEDARKLAEAEGLDPNKWLDVKQMLPRLSQKQWYSKTRYGYARGGEPVHFVANIRRYYDILTWVTQPQLEGQQLVQSEIHTPGINSTDLGESLPPL; via the coding sequence ATGTTTGCCCAAACCCAACTCCGCAAGCGCTGCACCAACTGGTTGCTGGCGACCGGACTCCTCCTGATGCTCACCAGCTGCGCTGAACCCCCTAGCGCGGTCGAGCGGATCAAGGAGGAAGGCGTACTGCGCGTGATCACTCGCAACAGTCCGTCCACCTATTTCCAGGACCGCAACGGCGAAGCCGGCTTCGAATACGAGCTGGTCAAACGCTTCGCCACCCATCTCGGGGTCGAGCTGCAGATCGAGACAGCGGACAATATCGAAGAGATTTTTGCTCGCCTCAACCGCCCCGGAGGCCCCGCGCTGGCTGCTGCGGGCCTGGTGGCCAGCGAGGGCCGCCAGGGTATCGCACGCTTTACTGACTCCTACCTGGATGTCACGACCCAGGTGGTTTACCGCCGTGGCGAACGCCGCCCTACCCAGCCGCAAGACATGGTCGGCAAGCGCATTCTGGTGCTCAAGGGCAGCAGCCAGGCAGAGAAGCTCAAGGCGCTGCAGACCGAACTCCCGGACCTCCGTTATGAAGAGTCCGACGCGGTGGAAGTGGTCGATCTGCTGCGTATGGTCGATGAGGGATTGGTTGACCTGACGCTGGTGGAATCCAATGAGCTGGCGCTCAACCAGGTGTATTTCACCAACGCACGGGTGGCCTTCGATCTAGGCGAGCAGAACAGCCTGGCGTGGATCCTCGGCAAGGATGAAGAGGACGACACTCTGCTCGAGGCTGCCAATGCCTTCCTCGCCGAAGCCAAGGAAAACGGCACCCTGCAGCGTCTGCGCGAACGCTACTACGGCCACGTGGACGTGCTCGGATACGTCGGCGCCTATGCCTTCGCCAAGCACCTGCAGGAACGGCTGCCGCGTTACGAAAAGATCTTCCGCGAGACAGCCAAGGTCCACGGTGTGGACTGGCGTCTGCTGGCCGCTATCGGCTATCAGGAGTCGCACTGGCAGCCGGATGCCGTCTCCAAGACCGGCGTTCGCGGCTTGATGATGCTGACCCTGAATACCGCCAAGGCCATGGGCGTTACCAACCGCGTCGATCCGGTGCAAAGCATTCAGGGTGGCGGCAAATACATTGCGCTGGTGCACTCCAATCTGCCTGACAGCATCAAGGAGCCGGATCGCACCTGGTTCGCCCTGGCTGCCTACAATGTTGGCGGAGGTCATCTGGAAGATGCCCGCAAGCTGGCCGAAGCCGAGGGGCTGGACCCGAACAAATGGCTGGATGTGAAGCAGATGCTGCCTCGCCTGTCGCAGAAGCAGTGGTACAGCAAAACCCGCTACGGCTACGCGCGTGGCGGTGAACCGGTGCATTTCGTGGCCAACATCCGACGCTATTACGACATCCTCACCTGGGTGACCCAGCCGCAGCTGGAAGGCCAGCAACTGGTGCAAAGCGAAATCCACACCCCGGGCATCAACTCCACCGATCTTGGTGAAAGCCTGCCGCCGCTTTAA
- the ybaK gene encoding Cys-tRNA(Pro) deacylase produces MTPAIDLLKKTKADFQVHSYEHDPKTASYGLEAAEKLGLDATRVFKTLLVCSEKNELLVAVVPVVGSLDLKALAQAAKVKKVDMADPAAAQRATGYLLGGISPLGQKKRLRTFIDSSAQAQPSIYVSAGRRGLEVELTAQVLAERTSAEFAAIARS; encoded by the coding sequence ATGACGCCTGCCATCGACCTGCTGAAGAAAACCAAGGCGGACTTTCAAGTCCATTCCTATGAACACGATCCGAAAACCGCGTCCTACGGACTCGAAGCCGCCGAGAAACTCGGGCTGGATGCGACGCGGGTGTTCAAGACCCTATTGGTATGCAGCGAAAAGAACGAGCTGCTGGTGGCCGTGGTGCCGGTGGTTGGCAGCCTTGACCTGAAGGCCCTGGCCCAGGCGGCCAAGGTCAAGAAGGTCGATATGGCTGACCCGGCAGCCGCGCAGCGGGCGACAGGCTATCTGCTCGGCGGGATCAGCCCGCTGGGGCAGAAAAAGCGCCTGCGTACCTTTATCGACAGCTCGGCGCAGGCTCAGCCCAGCATCTACGTCAGTGCCGGGAGGCGCGGTCTGGAAGTGGAGTTGACGGCGCAGGTGCTGGCCGAGCGGACCAGTGCCGAATTTGCCGCTATCGCACGTTCATAA
- a CDS encoding glutathione S-transferase family protein, whose translation MHDLILHHYPASPFAEKARLLLGFKQLSWRSVTIPPVMPKPDLTALTGGYRRTPVLQIGADIYCDTALIARRLDAEKATPVLFPEDQQFVAAALAHWADTVLFLHAVSLVFQPESMAQRFAQVPPEFVKIFSKDRVQLFSGGSVSAIPLEQAKSHWPLLMARLQQQLARDDEEFLLGNAPCIADFAVAHGLWFLKATPVTAPLVDDYPEVSAWLSKVLGVGHGSYSELSAHDAVEIAHKATPAPLPETAFVDPNGFQAGQPVVIRAVDYGTDPVEGELLYAGLEELILRREDERAGLVHVHFPRLGYRIEAR comes from the coding sequence ATGCATGACCTGATTCTGCATCATTATCCCGCCTCACCTTTTGCCGAAAAAGCGCGCCTGCTGCTGGGCTTCAAGCAGCTTTCCTGGCGTTCGGTGACCATTCCTCCGGTCATGCCCAAGCCGGACCTGACGGCGCTAACCGGCGGCTACCGACGCACGCCAGTGCTACAGATCGGCGCCGACATCTATTGCGATACGGCGCTGATTGCCCGTCGCCTGGATGCCGAGAAGGCTACGCCGGTACTGTTCCCCGAGGACCAGCAGTTCGTCGCCGCCGCCTTGGCTCATTGGGCCGATACGGTGCTGTTCCTACACGCGGTGAGCCTGGTATTCCAGCCCGAATCCATGGCGCAGCGCTTTGCACAGGTGCCGCCGGAGTTCGTAAAAATCTTCAGCAAGGACCGCGTGCAACTGTTTAGCGGCGGCTCGGTATCCGCCATACCGCTGGAGCAAGCCAAAAGCCATTGGCCGCTGCTGATGGCGCGGCTGCAGCAGCAACTGGCACGTGACGACGAGGAATTTCTGCTGGGCAACGCGCCCTGTATCGCCGACTTCGCGGTCGCCCACGGCCTGTGGTTCCTCAAGGCTACTCCGGTTACCGCGCCGCTGGTCGATGACTACCCGGAAGTGTCCGCCTGGCTGAGCAAGGTGCTGGGTGTCGGGCACGGCTCGTACAGCGAACTGTCGGCGCATGACGCCGTGGAAATTGCTCACAAGGCCACGCCGGCACCGCTACCCGAAACCGCCTTCGTCGACCCGAACGGCTTCCAGGCAGGCCAGCCTGTGGTTATTCGCGCGGTGGATTACGGCACTGACCCGGTGGAGGGTGAGCTGCTTTATGCCGGGCTGGAAGAGCTGATCCTGCGCCGCGAGGATGAACGTGCAGGCCTGGTGCATGTGCACTTTCCACGGCTGGGTTATCGCATCGAGGCTCGCTGA
- the yejK gene encoding nucleoid-associated protein YejK, which translates to MPIRHCIVHLIEKKPDGTPAVLHARDSELGASQAMENLLADLNESYNAKQGKAWGYFHEESGAYPFSGWLSQYLEGNQDFTAFSRQAVEHLQKLMEESNLSTGGHVLFAHYQQGMTDYLAIALLHHSEGVTVTESLDVAAARHLDLGQLHLATRINISEWQNNKQSKQYISFIKGKNGKKVSEYFRDFIGCQEGVDGPGETRTLLKAFSDFVENEDLPEEQAREKTSALVSYASSQSKIGEPVSLEELSGLIDEERPKAFYDHIRNKDYGMAPEFPADKRTLNQFRRFTGRAEGLSISFESHLLGSKIEYDEARDMLIIRQLPTQLVDQLKRRKD; encoded by the coding sequence ATGCCCATCCGTCACTGCATTGTCCATTTGATCGAGAAGAAGCCCGACGGCACACCTGCCGTGCTGCATGCCCGCGATAGCGAGCTGGGGGCGTCCCAGGCCATGGAGAATCTGCTGGCCGATCTCAACGAGAGCTACAACGCCAAGCAGGGCAAGGCCTGGGGATACTTTCACGAGGAGTCGGGGGCGTACCCCTTTAGTGGCTGGCTAAGCCAGTATCTTGAAGGCAATCAGGATTTCACCGCCTTCAGCCGCCAGGCGGTGGAGCATCTGCAAAAGCTGATGGAAGAATCCAACCTGTCCACCGGCGGCCATGTGCTGTTCGCCCATTACCAGCAAGGGATGACCGACTACCTGGCCATCGCCCTGCTGCATCACAGCGAAGGCGTGACCGTTACCGAGTCGCTGGATGTGGCGGCGGCGCGGCATCTGGACCTTGGCCAGCTGCACCTGGCCACGCGGATCAATATTTCCGAGTGGCAGAACAACAAGCAGTCCAAGCAGTACATCTCGTTTATCAAGGGCAAGAACGGCAAGAAGGTTTCGGAGTACTTCCGTGATTTCATCGGTTGCCAGGAAGGGGTCGATGGGCCGGGCGAGACGCGCACGCTGCTCAAGGCTTTCAGTGACTTCGTCGAGAACGAGGATCTGCCCGAGGAACAGGCGCGGGAGAAAACCAGCGCGCTGGTGAGCTACGCCAGCAGCCAGTCGAAGATCGGCGAGCCGGTTTCGCTGGAAGAGCTTTCCGGGCTGATCGACGAAGAGCGGCCCAAGGCCTTCTACGATCACATCCGCAACAAGGATTACGGCATGGCCCCGGAATTTCCGGCGGACAAGCGCACGCTCAACCAGTTTCGCCGCTTCACCGGTCGCGCTGAGGGGCTGTCGATCAGTTTCGAATCGCACCTGCTGGGTTCGAAGATCGAATACGACGAAGCCCGCGACATGCTGATCATCCGCCAGCTGCCGACTCAGTTGGTGGATCAGCTCAAGCGCCGCAAGGACTGA
- a CDS encoding SLC13 family permease, with protein MNFDLLLVLALLATCVGLFVINKPRMDVVAVLAMVALPLTGIISVNEALAGFSDPSVVLIAALFVIGNGLVRTGIAYRLGNWLVRSAGSSETRLLILLMLAVAGLGSVMSSTGVVAIFIPVVLSIAARMEVSPRRLMMPLAFAGLISGMLTLVATPPNMVVHSELRRAGLDGFSFFSFAPIGMAILALGIAYMLLARRWLGSDIEPTAPAEPRDTLSVLAQRYRLPERERRLRILHGSPLANQALDELKLRSQYGINVIAVERQHKFRKLLIIATGNTELFVGDVLLVDLASPAIALLGAYQELGVESLQLNDSYYGDYSNELGLAEVALPPDSRLLGKTIQQLGFRSTYKLNVVGVRRQHEALDGVLVDEKLKPGDTLLVAGSWKHIHRLQGLSRDFLVLSLPAEIDDVAPAASRAPFALLGLAVMVGLMVSGLVPNVLAALLGCLVMGLFRCIDMDSAYKSIHWQSLVLIVGMLPFALALEKTGGIALAVSGLIGLFGDAGPHALLACLFLLTAVIGLFISNTATAVLMAPVAISTASQLGASPYPFAMIVALAASAAFMTPISSPVNTLVLGPGQYRFGDFVRVGVPFTLLVMLVSVMLVPWLFPL; from the coding sequence GCTTTTCGTGATTGGCAACGGCCTGGTACGCACCGGCATTGCCTATCGCTTGGGCAACTGGCTGGTGCGCTCGGCTGGCAGCAGCGAAACCCGCCTGCTGATCCTGCTAATGCTCGCCGTGGCTGGGCTAGGCTCGGTGATGAGTTCCACCGGCGTAGTGGCGATCTTTATCCCGGTGGTGCTGAGCATCGCGGCGCGCATGGAGGTCTCGCCGCGCCGGCTGATGATGCCGCTGGCCTTTGCCGGCCTGATCAGCGGCATGCTGACTCTGGTGGCAACGCCGCCGAATATGGTGGTGCACAGCGAACTGCGCCGCGCCGGCCTGGATGGCTTCTCCTTCTTCAGCTTCGCCCCCATCGGCATGGCAATACTGGCGCTGGGCATCGCCTATATGCTGCTGGCGCGACGCTGGCTCGGCAGCGATATCGAACCCACCGCACCTGCCGAGCCACGCGACACACTGAGTGTCCTCGCCCAACGTTATCGCCTGCCCGAACGCGAGCGACGCCTGCGCATACTGCATGGCTCGCCGCTGGCCAACCAGGCGCTGGATGAGCTCAAGCTGCGCAGCCAGTACGGCATCAACGTGATCGCCGTTGAGCGCCAGCACAAGTTCCGCAAGCTGCTGATCATCGCCACCGGCAATACCGAGCTGTTCGTCGGCGACGTGCTGCTGGTGGATCTGGCCAGCCCGGCCATCGCTCTACTCGGCGCCTATCAGGAACTCGGCGTTGAATCACTGCAACTGAATGACTCCTACTACGGCGACTATTCCAACGAACTGGGCCTTGCCGAAGTCGCACTGCCACCGGATTCGCGCCTGCTCGGCAAGACCATCCAGCAACTGGGCTTTCGCAGCACCTACAAGCTCAATGTGGTGGGGGTACGCCGCCAACATGAGGCGCTGGACGGCGTGCTGGTAGACGAAAAGCTCAAGCCCGGCGATACCCTGCTGGTGGCGGGCAGCTGGAAACACATCCACCGCCTGCAGGGGCTCAGTCGCGATTTCCTGGTACTCAGCCTGCCGGCGGAAATCGATGACGTCGCGCCTGCCGCCAGCCGTGCACCCTTCGCCTTACTGGGGCTGGCGGTGATGGTCGGGCTGATGGTCAGCGGTCTGGTACCTAACGTACTGGCAGCGCTGCTTGGCTGCCTAGTAATGGGCCTGTTCCGCTGCATCGACATGGACAGCGCCTACAAGTCCATTCACTGGCAGAGCCTGGTGCTGATCGTCGGCATGCTGCCCTTTGCCCTGGCGCTGGAGAAAACCGGCGGCATAGCCCTGGCGGTTTCGGGGCTGATCGGCCTGTTTGGCGACGCCGGGCCGCATGCCTTGCTGGCCTGCCTGTTCCTGCTCACTGCGGTGATCGGCCTGTTTATTTCCAACACCGCTACGGCGGTGCTGATGGCACCGGTGGCCATCTCCACCGCGAGCCAGCTTGGCGCTTCGCCCTACCCCTTCGCCATGATCGTCGCACTGGCGGCCTCTGCGGCGTTTATGACGCCCATTTCATCACCGGTGAATACTCTGGTGCTGGGGCCAGGGCAGTATCGTTTCGGCGATTTCGTCCGCGTCGGCGTACCCTTCACCCTGCTGGTGATGCTGGTTTCGGTCATGCTGGTGCCCTGGCTGTTTCCCTTGTAG
- a CDS encoding YbfB/YjiJ family MFS transporter, with amino-acid sequence MSQRPALFPVLLAGAVLLLVVHGLGRFVYTPLLPWLVEDGLLSVKQAASVATWNYLGYLIGALLAVRWHRVSQIRRSLPWALALHVLSTLAQTQAESADALSFLRLLNGISNGLVFVQAPSLILEWLARQRRVSSSGLVYLGVCVGLILSSVLVSLSNGVLQGADRWWPAALLSIPLAWWGWSQLAKLDMPDEEPAAEAAVKPSGRLLDRASTPLFLSYAGAGLGYILPMTFLPMVASLQVEPGDFLVGSSWLVVAFAALPSPWLWNRLGVRLGDIIALRLSYVTQLIGVLAALLLPGASGIMLCAVLVGGTFLGTVLLTQRLARALHPHQGPRLSAALIALYGLTQLAGPWLTGLWLNMGGSLHSAFWLGAGALFWGLFWMLLVPRRN; translated from the coding sequence ATGTCCCAACGCCCTGCATTGTTTCCGGTCCTGCTGGCCGGTGCTGTCCTGCTGCTGGTGGTTCACGGCCTCGGCCGCTTCGTCTACACGCCTCTGCTGCCCTGGCTGGTCGAGGATGGCCTGCTCAGCGTTAAACAGGCCGCCAGCGTCGCTACTTGGAACTACCTTGGCTACCTGATCGGCGCCTTGCTCGCCGTGCGCTGGCACCGTGTCTCGCAGATCCGTCGCAGCCTGCCCTGGGCACTGGCCCTGCATGTGCTCAGCACCTTGGCTCAGACTCAGGCCGAATCCGCCGATGCCCTGTCGTTCCTGCGCCTGCTCAACGGCATCAGCAACGGGTTGGTATTTGTCCAGGCGCCATCGTTGATCCTCGAATGGTTGGCACGCCAACGCCGGGTGTCTTCCAGCGGATTGGTGTACCTGGGTGTATGTGTGGGGCTGATTCTTTCCAGTGTGCTGGTCAGCCTGAGCAACGGTGTGCTGCAGGGCGCCGATCGCTGGTGGCCAGCGGCGCTGCTGTCCATTCCCCTGGCCTGGTGGGGCTGGAGCCAGCTGGCGAAACTGGACATGCCCGATGAAGAACCGGCGGCAGAAGCTGCGGTAAAGCCCAGCGGCCGCCTGCTGGATCGCGCCAGCACACCGCTGTTTCTCTCCTACGCGGGCGCCGGACTGGGCTACATCCTGCCCATGACCTTCCTGCCGATGGTGGCGAGCCTGCAGGTGGAGCCTGGTGATTTCCTGGTCGGCAGCAGCTGGCTGGTGGTTGCATTCGCCGCCCTACCCTCACCCTGGTTGTGGAACCGCCTGGGTGTACGTCTTGGCGACATCATTGCGCTGCGCCTGAGCTACGTCACCCAGCTGATCGGGGTGCTGGCGGCGCTGCTGCTGCCGGGTGCCAGCGGCATCATGCTCTGTGCAGTGCTGGTGGGCGGCACCTTCCTCGGTACCGTATTGCTGACACAACGCCTAGCGCGCGCGCTGCATCCGCACCAGGGGCCGCGGCTCTCAGCAGCGCTGATCGCCCTCTATGGCCTGACGCAGCTGGCGGGACCCTGGCTAACCGGCCTCTGGCTGAACATGGGCGGCAGCCTGCACAGTGCTTTCTGGCTCGGGGCCGGCGCGCTGTTCTGGGGGTTGTTCTGGATGCTGCTGGTGCCGCGCCGCAACTGA
- a CDS encoding MFS transporter codes for MSSAWRNSTWILLGSSLILAVSLGVRHGFGLFLPPMSAEFGWGREVFAFAIALQNLIWGIAQPFTGALADRFGVAKAVLIGGILYAVGLVLMAMADTPTSLALSAGLLIGIGLSGTSFSVILGAVGRAASPEKRSMAMGIAAAAGSFGQFAMLPGTLGLIGWLGWSSALLALGLLVALIVPLAAMLRGGPPAPDSGPRQSLPEALREALGHSGFRLLALGFFVCGFQVVFIGIHLPAYLVDRGLPAATGTTVLALVGLFNIVGTYTAGWLGGKYSKPKLLTALYLLRAVVITTFFLAPLTLWTAYGFGIAMGLLWLSTVPLTNGTVATLFGVRNLSMLGGIVFLLHQIGSFFGGWLGGWVYDRTGSYDLVWQLSIALCFMAAALNWPIREQPVARLQPEPA; via the coding sequence ATGTCTTCTGCTTGGCGTAATAGCACCTGGATCCTGCTTGGCAGCTCACTGATTCTCGCCGTGTCGCTGGGCGTGCGGCATGGTTTTGGCCTGTTTCTGCCGCCGATGAGTGCCGAGTTTGGCTGGGGGCGGGAGGTGTTCGCCTTTGCCATTGCCTTGCAGAACCTGATCTGGGGCATAGCGCAGCCCTTTACCGGGGCGCTGGCTGACCGTTTCGGCGTGGCCAAGGCAGTATTGATTGGCGGGATTCTCTATGCCGTCGGGCTGGTGCTGATGGCGATGGCGGATACGCCAACATCGCTTGCGCTGAGCGCCGGGCTGCTGATCGGTATTGGGCTGTCGGGGACGTCGTTCTCGGTGATTCTCGGCGCGGTGGGGCGGGCAGCTTCGCCGGAGAAGCGCAGCATGGCGATGGGCATTGCGGCTGCGGCCGGGTCATTCGGCCAGTTCGCGATGCTGCCAGGCACCTTGGGGCTGATCGGTTGGCTTGGCTGGTCTTCCGCCTTGCTGGCGTTGGGCTTGCTGGTGGCGCTGATCGTGCCGCTGGCGGCTATGCTGCGTGGCGGGCCGCCAGCTCCCGATTCCGGCCCTCGTCAGTCGTTGCCTGAAGCATTGCGTGAGGCGCTGGGGCATTCCGGCTTTCGGCTGCTGGCGCTGGGGTTCTTTGTCTGTGGCTTCCAGGTGGTGTTTATCGGTATCCATCTGCCGGCCTATCTTGTGGACCGCGGCTTGCCGGCGGCAACGGGGACCACGGTGCTGGCGCTGGTAGGCCTGTTCAATATTGTCGGCACCTATACGGCAGGCTGGCTTGGCGGCAAGTATTCGAAGCCCAAGTTGCTGACGGCGCTCTACCTGCTGCGTGCGGTAGTCATCACCACATTTTTCCTCGCGCCGCTGACGCTATGGACGGCTTATGGCTTCGGCATTGCCATGGGCTTGTTGTGGCTTTCCACGGTGCCGCTGACCAATGGCACCGTGGCGACGCTGTTCGGTGTACGTAACCTGTCGATGCTTGGCGGTATTGTCTTTCTGCTGCATCAGATCGGCTCGTTCTTCGGCGGCTGGCTAGGCGGTTGGGTTTACGACCGTACCGGCAGTTACGACCTGGTGTGGCAGCTTTCCATTGCGCTGTGCTTCATGGCTGCAGCCTTGAACTGGCCGATCCGTGAACAGCCGGTGGCGCGCCTGCAGCCGGAGCCGGCGTGA
- the rlmF gene encoding 23S rRNA (adenine(1618)-N(6))-methyltransferase RlmF — MPKKPAVSAGKPDSSKGSLHPRNRHTGRYDFPALIAGSPELAQFVILNPYGKQSIDFANPEAVRVFNRALLKQFYGIAHWDIPPGYLCPPIPGRADYLHGLADLLAEDNAGEIPRGARIHALDIGTGANCIYPLIGLREYGWRFTGSDIDNVALASARTIVAANQLGKGISLRQQNDPLQLFTGLVETSDRFDISLCNPPFHASQAEASSGSQRKWRNLGKLDPKRKLPALNFGGQAAELWCEGGEAAFLNRMANESTKVAQQICWFTTLVSKAGNVQPLQSRLEKLGALQVRVVEMSQGQKRSRFVAWTFLDDAQRAQWLAASRGKPA; from the coding sequence ATGCCGAAGAAACCCGCAGTGTCCGCTGGCAAGCCCGACAGCAGCAAAGGCTCGCTACACCCACGCAACCGTCATACCGGCCGCTACGATTTCCCGGCGCTGATTGCCGGCAGCCCGGAGCTGGCGCAATTCGTGATCCTCAACCCCTACGGCAAGCAGAGCATCGACTTCGCCAACCCCGAGGCCGTGCGGGTTTTCAACCGGGCGCTGCTCAAGCAGTTCTACGGCATCGCCCACTGGGATATTCCGCCGGGTTATCTATGCCCGCCGATTCCGGGGCGCGCCGATTACCTGCACGGCCTGGCCGACCTGCTGGCAGAAGACAACGCCGGCGAGATCCCTCGCGGCGCACGCATCCACGCGCTGGACATCGGCACCGGCGCCAACTGCATCTACCCGCTGATCGGCCTACGTGAATATGGCTGGCGCTTCACCGGCTCGGACATCGATAACGTTGCACTGGCCTCGGCGCGCACCATAGTCGCAGCGAACCAGCTCGGCAAAGGCATCAGCCTGCGCCAGCAAAACGATCCGCTGCAGCTGTTCACGGGGCTGGTAGAGACCAGTGACCGCTTCGATATCAGCCTGTGCAATCCGCCCTTCCATGCCTCCCAGGCCGAGGCCAGCAGCGGCAGCCAGCGCAAGTGGCGCAACCTCGGCAAGCTCGACCCCAAGCGCAAGCTGCCCGCGCTGAACTTCGGTGGTCAGGCGGCCGAGCTATGGTGTGAAGGTGGCGAAGCGGCGTTTCTCAACCGCATGGCCAATGAAAGCACCAAGGTGGCGCAGCAGATCTGCTGGTTCACCACGCTGGTATCAAAAGCGGGCAATGTTCAGCCATTACAAAGCCGGCTAGAGAAGCTCGGTGCACTGCAAGTGCGGGTAGTGGAAATGTCACAGGGCCAGAAGCGCAGCCGCTTCGTTGCCTGGACCTTTCTCGATGATGCGCAACGGGCGCAGTGGCTTGCCGCATCGCGCGGCAAGCCGGCGTAA